One genomic region from Jiangella sp. DSM 45060 encodes:
- a CDS encoding ABC transporter ATP-binding protein, with protein MTLIELDGVGRTVILPDGDRLEILRGVTLTIEAGEHVSIVGRSGSGKSTLLNLMGLLDTPSDGEYLLEDRPTRGLSQRQRARLRGAGFGFVFQQFNLLPGRTALQNVAAPLLYSGGRDFWRRHRLAADMLDRVGLGDRGDTMPEKLSGGEQQRVAIARSLIRSPRVILCDEPTGALDVQTGTEIMDLLDAIAAESGATLVTITHDTMVAARAHRHYRLDAGVLGPLDPATLAPPRQVVAS; from the coding sequence ATGACCCTCATCGAACTGGACGGCGTCGGCCGGACGGTGATCCTGCCCGACGGCGACCGCCTGGAGATCCTGCGCGGCGTCACGCTGACCATCGAGGCCGGCGAGCACGTGTCGATCGTCGGCCGGTCCGGGTCGGGGAAGTCGACCCTGCTCAACCTCATGGGCCTGCTCGACACCCCGTCCGACGGCGAGTACCTGCTGGAGGACCGGCCGACCCGCGGACTGTCTCAGCGGCAGCGCGCCCGGCTCCGCGGCGCCGGCTTCGGCTTCGTGTTCCAGCAGTTCAACCTGCTGCCCGGCCGCACGGCGCTGCAGAACGTCGCCGCGCCGCTGCTGTACTCCGGCGGCCGCGACTTCTGGCGCCGGCACCGGCTGGCCGCCGACATGCTGGACCGGGTCGGCCTGGGCGATCGCGGCGACACCATGCCGGAGAAGCTGTCCGGCGGCGAGCAGCAGCGCGTCGCCATCGCGCGCAGCCTGATCCGCTCGCCCCGGGTGATCCTGTGCGACGAACCGACCGGCGCGCTGGACGTGCAGACCGGAACCGAGATCATGGACCTGCTCGACGCCATCGCGGCGGAGTCCGGCGCCACGCTGGTCACCATCACGCACGACACGATGGTCGCCGCGCGGGCGCACCGGCACTACCGTCTCGACGCCGGCGTGCTCGGCCCGCTGGACCCGGCCACGCTGGCGCCGCCCCGTCAGGTGGTCGCGTCGTGA
- a CDS encoding ABC transporter permease, with translation MTGLVAAFVEAWDEVRIHKVRVVVSLIGVLIAVAAMTVITALGDMARQANAEHSERTSGRAATLQVNAWAMDGTAPPADALTSAYAEVVARHSVEYSSLMSSTELRVQFTEGAEPVWATYIDRPYGEMHRIEPEHGRWFSAADERRFAPAIVVNEAFHQRLGEPDLRTNPTVVLAGERPVRATVIGVTPNAYSDEMPSAYLLQAHQRQWGIQGMYDGAPMLELWVPPERADEFTEVVRADLAGLLGRDLQIDVYRLDPSDFDLIDSQLQWVVRGVSVIALGMGALGLLNIAMVTVRYRVREIGVRRSFGATSGRVFFSVMMESVFATAVAGLAGVVLAVAIVKNVPIDELIGGSVTDVPAFPVRAAVEGLVAATVVGALAGLVPATVAVRVKVIDAIRF, from the coding sequence GTGACGGGACTGGTCGCGGCGTTCGTCGAGGCGTGGGACGAGGTCCGCATCCACAAGGTCCGCGTCGTCGTGTCGCTGATCGGCGTGCTGATCGCCGTCGCCGCGATGACGGTGATCACCGCCCTGGGCGACATGGCCCGGCAGGCCAACGCCGAGCACTCCGAGCGCACCAGCGGCCGCGCCGCGACGCTGCAGGTCAACGCCTGGGCGATGGACGGGACGGCGCCGCCGGCGGACGCGTTGACCAGCGCCTACGCGGAGGTCGTCGCACGGCACTCGGTGGAGTACTCGTCGCTGATGAGCAGCACCGAGCTGCGGGTCCAGTTCACCGAGGGCGCCGAGCCGGTGTGGGCGACCTACATCGACCGGCCGTACGGCGAGATGCACCGCATCGAGCCCGAACACGGCCGCTGGTTCAGCGCCGCCGACGAGCGCCGGTTCGCCCCCGCCATCGTCGTCAACGAGGCGTTCCACCAGCGGCTCGGCGAGCCCGACCTGCGCACCAACCCGACGGTGGTGCTGGCCGGCGAGCGCCCGGTCCGCGCCACCGTCATCGGGGTGACGCCCAACGCGTACAGCGACGAGATGCCGTCGGCGTACCTGCTCCAAGCGCACCAGCGGCAGTGGGGCATCCAGGGGATGTACGACGGCGCGCCGATGCTGGAGCTGTGGGTGCCGCCGGAGCGCGCCGACGAGTTCACCGAGGTGGTCCGCGCCGACCTCGCCGGCCTGCTCGGCCGGGACCTGCAGATCGACGTCTACCGGCTGGACCCGTCCGACTTCGACCTCATCGACAGCCAGCTGCAGTGGGTCGTCCGCGGCGTCAGCGTCATCGCGCTGGGCATGGGCGCGCTGGGGCTGCTGAACATCGCGATGGTGACGGTCCGGTACCGGGTGCGCGAGATCGGCGTCCGGCGCAGCTTCGGCGCGACCTCCGGCCGGGTGTTCTTCTCGGTGATGATGGAGAGCGTGTTCGCGACGGCGGTCGCCGGGCTCGCCGGGGTGGTGCTGGCGGTCGCGATCGTCAAGAACGTGCCGATCGACGAGCTGATCGGCGGCAGCGTCACCGACGTGCCGGCGTTCCCGGTCCGGGCCGCCGTCGAGGGCCTGGTCGCGGCGACGGTGGTGGGAGCCCTGGCCGGGCTCGTCCCCGCCACCGTCGCCGTCCGGGTGAAGGTGATCGACGCGATCCGGTTCTGA
- a CDS encoding S8 family serine peptidase has protein sequence MAHPPRRTRLVAALACVVAVAAASTAAAAPDRPPAPAPRGLAAGSYVVVLTGAPAATYEGGVRGLAATAPGDGERLRAGDRAVREYREHLDERQREVADGVGAEPRYRYTVAVNGFAAELSAEQAAELTADPRVLAVVPDVPRAADTVASPEFLGLTGDDGVWSQVGGAAEAGRGVVVGVIDTGIWPESASFAGPELADGPTGEPGVAYRTSDTGTAVLKANGDTFTGECETGENWTADLCNGKLVSARYYDDGFVANVPPEHRDPNEHLSTRDGDGHGSHTASTAAGNHGVPMSVNGREFGDGSGMAPGASVAAYKVCWQDDDENTGGCYPSDSVAAIDQAILDGVDVINYSISGATDTLIDPVELAFLSAASANVFVSASAGNSGPGESTVAHNSPWVTTVAASTHQIYEGSVELGDGRRFRGSMISDTGLPEQTPLVDARDIAAAGVEPDEAALCGPSSLDAAAAAGAVVICDRGVHDRVAKSAEVQRAGGVAVVLGNLDPAETLNADFHVLPTTHVGAEDAAAIREYAAGDGATAALLPGDLTDLPPTPKPVLAGFSSRGPALANGGDLLKPDISAPGVDVLAAVAPWPHAGNDFDFVSGTSMAAPHVAGLAALIRAEQPGWSAATVRSAMMTTAHDLVVASGEPDRDRFHAGAGHVDPARFLEPGLVYESGTADWLAFLEGTGEDTGVAGVEPIDPSDLNQPSIAVGALAGRQTVTRTVTAVTPGLYRASVSVPGFTARVTPSELYFGRPGQSKTFEVTLTRTRAALDEYAHGTLTWSGAGTTVRSPIVARPVAVAAPAEVAATAADGSATYSVTTSTTGDVDLTLRGLVPGTVTDGSLTPGEAPDPAGNASSQVMEFEVPEGTSLARFDLVAASSSADYDLYLYGPDGAELPVNGATGAASERVDLTAPEPGTYTALVHLFSSPDGGPVDFSLRSFAVGADATGTATVAPDPLPARPGDPAEVTVAWSGLEPGVPYLGLVGYAATSSTTVIAID, from the coding sequence GTGGCGCACCCGCCCCGCCGTACCCGCCTCGTCGCCGCGCTCGCCTGCGTCGTCGCCGTGGCCGCCGCCTCGACCGCCGCCGCCGCGCCGGACCGGCCGCCCGCGCCCGCGCCGCGCGGCCTCGCCGCCGGCTCCTACGTCGTCGTGCTGACGGGAGCGCCCGCGGCCACGTACGAGGGCGGCGTGCGCGGTCTCGCCGCGACGGCGCCCGGCGACGGCGAACGGCTGCGGGCCGGCGACCGCGCGGTGCGCGAGTACCGCGAGCACCTGGACGAGCGGCAGCGCGAGGTCGCGGACGGGGTCGGCGCCGAGCCGCGCTACCGGTACACCGTCGCGGTGAACGGGTTCGCGGCCGAGCTGAGCGCGGAGCAGGCCGCCGAGCTGACCGCCGACCCGCGGGTGCTCGCCGTCGTGCCGGACGTCCCGCGCGCCGCCGACACCGTCGCCTCGCCGGAGTTCCTCGGCCTCACCGGCGACGACGGCGTGTGGTCGCAGGTCGGCGGGGCCGCCGAGGCCGGGCGCGGCGTCGTCGTCGGCGTCATCGACACCGGCATCTGGCCCGAGAGCGCGTCGTTCGCCGGCCCGGAGCTGGCGGACGGCCCAACCGGCGAGCCCGGCGTCGCCTACCGGACGTCCGACACCGGCACCGCGGTGCTCAAGGCCAACGGCGACACCTTCACCGGCGAGTGCGAGACCGGCGAGAACTGGACCGCGGACCTCTGCAACGGCAAGCTCGTGTCGGCCCGCTACTACGACGACGGCTTCGTCGCGAACGTGCCGCCGGAGCACCGCGACCCGAACGAGCACCTGTCCACCCGCGACGGCGACGGCCACGGCAGCCACACCGCCAGCACGGCGGCCGGGAACCACGGCGTGCCGATGTCGGTGAACGGCCGCGAGTTCGGCGACGGGTCGGGCATGGCGCCGGGGGCGTCCGTCGCGGCGTACAAGGTGTGCTGGCAGGACGACGACGAGAACACCGGCGGCTGCTACCCGTCCGACTCCGTCGCCGCCATCGACCAGGCCATCCTCGACGGCGTCGACGTCATCAACTACTCCATCTCCGGCGCCACCGACACGCTGATCGACCCCGTGGAGCTGGCCTTCCTCTCCGCGGCGTCGGCCAACGTGTTCGTGTCGGCGTCGGCCGGGAACTCCGGGCCGGGCGAGTCGACCGTCGCGCACAACAGCCCGTGGGTCACCACCGTCGCCGCCAGTACCCACCAGATCTACGAGGGCTCCGTCGAACTGGGCGACGGCCGGCGCTTCCGCGGCTCGATGATCAGCGATACCGGGCTGCCCGAGCAGACCCCGCTGGTCGACGCGCGCGACATCGCCGCGGCGGGCGTCGAGCCGGACGAGGCGGCGCTGTGCGGGCCGTCGTCGCTGGACGCCGCGGCCGCCGCGGGCGCCGTCGTGATCTGCGACCGCGGCGTCCACGACCGGGTCGCGAAGTCGGCGGAGGTCCAGCGGGCCGGCGGCGTCGCCGTCGTGCTGGGCAACCTCGACCCGGCCGAGACGCTGAACGCCGACTTCCACGTGCTGCCCACCACGCACGTCGGGGCCGAGGACGCCGCGGCGATCCGGGAGTACGCGGCCGGCGACGGCGCCACGGCGGCGCTGCTGCCCGGCGACCTGACGGACCTGCCGCCGACACCGAAGCCGGTGCTGGCCGGGTTCTCGTCCCGCGGCCCGGCGCTGGCCAACGGCGGCGACCTGCTCAAGCCGGACATCTCCGCGCCGGGCGTCGACGTGCTCGCGGCGGTCGCGCCCTGGCCGCACGCCGGCAACGACTTCGACTTCGTCTCCGGCACGTCGATGGCGGCGCCGCACGTCGCGGGGCTGGCCGCGCTGATCCGGGCCGAGCAGCCCGGGTGGTCGGCCGCCACCGTCAGGTCGGCGATGATGACGACGGCGCACGACCTCGTCGTCGCCTCCGGCGAGCCCGACCGCGACCGCTTCCACGCCGGCGCCGGGCACGTCGACCCGGCCCGGTTCCTGGAGCCCGGCCTGGTGTACGAGTCGGGCACGGCCGACTGGCTGGCGTTCCTGGAGGGCACCGGCGAGGACACCGGCGTCGCGGGCGTCGAGCCGATCGACCCGTCCGACCTCAACCAGCCGTCCATCGCGGTCGGGGCGCTGGCCGGGCGGCAGACCGTCACCCGCACCGTCACCGCCGTCACACCCGGGCTGTACCGCGCGTCGGTCTCGGTACCCGGGTTCACCGCGCGGGTCACGCCGTCGGAGCTGTACTTCGGCCGGCCCGGGCAGAGCAAGACCTTCGAGGTGACGCTCACCCGCACCCGGGCGGCGCTGGACGAGTACGCGCACGGCACGCTGACCTGGAGCGGCGCCGGCACCACGGTGCGCAGCCCGATCGTGGCCCGCCCGGTCGCCGTCGCCGCGCCGGCCGAGGTCGCCGCGACCGCCGCCGACGGCTCGGCCACCTACTCGGTGACCACGTCCACCACGGGCGACGTCGACCTCACGCTGCGCGGCCTGGTGCCGGGCACGGTGACGGACGGCTCGCTGACGCCTGGTGAGGCGCCCGACCCGGCCGGCAACGCGTCGTCGCAGGTGATGGAGTTCGAGGTGCCCGAGGGCACGTCGCTGGCCCGGTTCGACCTCGTCGCGGCCTCGTCGTCGGCGGACTACGACCTCTATCTCTACGGTCCCGACGGCGCCGAGCTGCCGGTGAACGGCGCGACCGGCGCGGCGAGCGAACGGGTCGACCTGACCGCGCCCGAGCCGGGCACGTACACCGCCCTGGTGCACCTGTTCTCCAGCCCGGACGGCGGGCCGGTCGACTTCTCGCTGCGCTCCTTCGCCGTCGGGGCGGACGCCACCGGCACCGCCACCGTCGCGCCCGACCCGCTGCCCGCCCGGCCCGGCGACCCCGCCGAGGTCACGGTCGCCTGGAGCGGCCTCGAACCGGGCGTGCCCTACCTCGGCCTGGTCGGCTACGCCGCCACCTCCAGCACGACGGTGATCGCCATCGACTGA
- a CDS encoding ABC transporter ATP-binding protein: protein MAEVIEVSGVRRSYGDYEAVRGVTFSVARGELFALLGTNGAGKTSTLEVVEGLARPGGGEVRVLGRDPYTDRAEVRPRIGVMLQQGGFPADLTAAETARMWAGTLTMPRPVEEALELVDLAHRADVAVKQLSGGERRRLDLALAVLARPDVLFLDEPTTGLDPESRRNTWQLVRTLLDDGVTVLLTTHYLDEAEELADRLAIMHQGRIVRTGTVAEVVASQPATVSFGLPPSVSRDQLPELAGTFAVDDGRRVELHTGTMQATLTGLLVWARDHGVELHDLAARPASLEQAFLAVASSGPEHETERTEVAA, encoded by the coding sequence ATGGCTGAGGTCATCGAGGTCTCCGGCGTCCGCCGCAGCTACGGCGACTACGAGGCGGTGCGCGGCGTGACGTTCTCCGTCGCGCGCGGCGAGCTGTTCGCGCTGCTCGGCACGAACGGCGCCGGGAAGACGTCCACCCTCGAGGTGGTCGAGGGGCTGGCGCGGCCGGGCGGCGGCGAGGTCCGGGTGCTCGGCCGCGACCCGTACACCGACCGCGCCGAGGTGCGGCCGCGCATCGGCGTCATGCTGCAGCAGGGCGGCTTCCCGGCCGACCTCACCGCGGCGGAGACGGCGCGGATGTGGGCCGGGACACTGACCATGCCGCGTCCGGTCGAAGAAGCGCTGGAGCTGGTCGACCTCGCGCACCGCGCCGACGTCGCCGTCAAGCAGCTCTCCGGCGGCGAGCGGCGCCGGCTCGACCTCGCGCTGGCCGTCCTGGCCCGCCCGGACGTGCTGTTCCTGGACGAGCCGACCACCGGGCTGGACCCGGAGAGCCGGCGCAACACCTGGCAGCTGGTGCGCACGCTGCTCGACGACGGCGTCACGGTGCTGCTCACCACCCACTACCTCGACGAGGCCGAGGAGCTGGCCGACCGGCTGGCGATCATGCACCAGGGCCGCATCGTCCGCACCGGCACGGTCGCCGAGGTGGTCGCGTCGCAGCCGGCGACGGTGTCGTTCGGGCTGCCGCCGTCGGTGTCGCGCGACCAGCTGCCGGAGCTGGCCGGCACGTTCGCCGTCGACGACGGGCGGCGGGTCGAGCTGCACACCGGCACCATGCAGGCGACGCTGACCGGGCTGCTGGTGTGGGCCCGCGACCACGGCGTCGAACTGCACGACCTGGCCGCCCGGCCGGCGTCGCTGGAGCAGGCGTTCCTGGCGGTGGCGTCGTCCGGCCCGGAGCACGAGACCGAACGAACGGAGGTGGCGGCATGA
- a CDS encoding ABC transporter permease: MSAVMTAGSARRVRALATAEVRLLVRNRTAMFTALALPVLTVVALSSIGFGEETDLPLGAVVVTMLTGFALLYVVYYNLVSAYVARREELVLKRLRVGELRDGEILAGTALPSIVVAGAQIVLTAAVSAVAFGLDAPPNVPLALLAVAGGVVMFALLAAASTAFTRNVEMAQVSTLPVLFLCMGSLIFSGVVMPADSVPDRVSEIVRFIPLTPVVDLVQLGLTGQTRDGDTVGFGASWSEAVAPAAILVAWIAIGVWALRRWFRWEPRG; this comes from the coding sequence ATGAGCGCCGTCATGACGGCCGGGTCGGCGCGCCGGGTGCGCGCGCTGGCGACGGCGGAGGTGCGGCTGCTGGTGCGCAACCGCACGGCGATGTTCACGGCGCTGGCGCTGCCGGTGCTGACGGTGGTGGCGCTCAGCTCGATCGGCTTCGGCGAGGAGACCGACCTGCCGCTCGGCGCCGTCGTCGTGACGATGCTGACCGGGTTCGCACTGCTGTACGTCGTCTACTACAACCTGGTGTCGGCGTACGTGGCCCGGCGCGAGGAGCTGGTGCTCAAGCGGCTGCGGGTCGGTGAGCTGCGTGACGGCGAGATCCTGGCCGGCACCGCGCTGCCGTCGATCGTCGTGGCCGGCGCGCAGATCGTGCTGACCGCCGCCGTCTCGGCTGTGGCGTTCGGCCTGGACGCGCCGCCGAACGTGCCGCTCGCTCTGCTGGCCGTCGCCGGTGGTGTGGTGATGTTCGCGCTGCTCGCCGCCGCGTCCACCGCGTTCACCCGCAACGTCGAGATGGCACAGGTCAGCACGTTGCCGGTGCTGTTCCTCTGCATGGGCAGCCTGATCTTCTCCGGCGTCGTCATGCCGGCCGACTCGGTGCCCGACCGCGTCAGCGAGATCGTCCGGTTCATCCCGCTGACCCCCGTCGTCGACCTCGTCCAGCTCGGGCTCACCGGGCAGACCCGCGACGGCGACACCGTGGGGTTCGGCGCCAGTTGGTCCGAGGCCGTGGCGCCGGCGGCGATCCTCGTGGCCTGGATCGCGATCGGCGTGTGGGCGCTGCGGCGCTGGTTCCGCTGGGAGCCGCGTGGGTGA
- a CDS encoding sensor histidine kinase, with translation MVSRWWEERSAPQRFDLYTRGTLYSMLAAEPLVALLIASSSEDLGSAAEIAVFVALAAAHAGIGVVVLRGGLAWYLGRGAWPFRWTVALLAVTVCAAAAAVAAFGWAAPPEPGVVSGAVATQFAVIMLSGFTVGALAPRLDSPRLTLLALLFGTVIAGIGYVSDWPRPSALGTGFAAVFAYLGGWSAFRASVWMLGIVWELDRSRQVQADLAVAEERLRFARDLHDILGRNLSVIAVKSELAAALSRRGRDEAGDEMMAVRDIAQESLREVREVVRGYREVDLTTELAGARSVLRSAGVATRVVGEVSALPPDVQAVLGWVAREGTTNVLRHSSASTCVITVARSDGGVTLTMENDGARESSGGSGSGSGLSGLAERLSELGGSLTAGRIGGDRFRLSAQVPSEVAS, from the coding sequence ATGGTGAGCCGGTGGTGGGAGGAGCGCAGCGCGCCGCAGCGCTTCGACCTCTACACCCGCGGCACCCTGTACTCCATGCTGGCGGCCGAGCCGCTGGTGGCACTGCTGATCGCGTCGTCGAGCGAGGACCTCGGCTCGGCCGCGGAGATCGCCGTCTTCGTCGCGCTCGCCGCCGCGCACGCCGGCATCGGGGTCGTCGTCCTGCGGGGCGGGCTGGCCTGGTACCTCGGCCGCGGCGCCTGGCCGTTCCGGTGGACGGTGGCGCTGCTGGCGGTGACGGTGTGCGCGGCGGCCGCGGCGGTGGCGGCGTTCGGCTGGGCGGCGCCGCCGGAGCCCGGGGTCGTCAGCGGCGCCGTCGCCACCCAGTTCGCCGTCATCATGCTGTCCGGGTTCACCGTCGGGGCGCTGGCGCCGCGGCTGGACAGCCCGCGGCTGACCCTGCTCGCGCTGCTGTTCGGCACGGTGATCGCCGGCATCGGGTACGTCAGCGACTGGCCGCGGCCGAGCGCCCTCGGCACCGGGTTCGCCGCCGTGTTCGCCTACCTCGGCGGCTGGTCGGCGTTCCGGGCGTCGGTGTGGATGCTTGGCATCGTGTGGGAGCTGGACCGGTCCCGGCAGGTGCAGGCCGACCTCGCCGTAGCCGAGGAGCGGCTGCGGTTCGCCCGCGACCTGCACGACATCCTGGGCCGCAACCTGTCCGTCATCGCCGTCAAGAGCGAGCTGGCCGCCGCCCTGTCGCGCCGCGGCCGCGACGAGGCGGGCGACGAGATGATGGCGGTCCGCGACATCGCCCAGGAGTCGCTGCGCGAGGTCCGCGAGGTGGTGCGCGGCTACCGCGAGGTCGACCTCACCACCGAGCTGGCCGGCGCCCGCTCCGTCCTGCGCTCGGCCGGCGTCGCCACCCGCGTCGTCGGCGAGGTGTCGGCGCTGCCGCCGGACGTGCAGGCGGTGCTCGGCTGGGTGGCCCGCGAGGGCACCACCAACGTGCTGCGGCACAGCTCCGCGTCGACCTGCGTCATCACCGTCGCGCGGTCCGACGGCGGCGTCACGCTGACCATGGAGAACGACGGCGCCCGCGAGTCGTCCGGCGGGTCCGGATCCGGGTCCGGCCTGTCCGGGCTGGCGGAGCGGCTGTCCGAGCTGGGCGGCTCACTGACGGCCGGCCGGATCGGCGGCGACCGGTTCCGGCTCTCCGCCCAGGTGCCGTCGGAGGTGGCGTCGTGA
- a CDS encoding response regulator transcription factor, with protein MIRVLLADDENLIRSALRALLSLEDGIEVVAEAATADEALAMARTFTPDVAVLDLQLPDRDGISLAADLHRLVPGCRTMIVTSHGRPGYLKRALAGGVGGFLPKTVSASVLAQVVRTVHDGGRYVDPELAAEAISAGDSPLTAREADVLELAAEGAPVEEIARRAALTPGTVRNYLSSAASKLGAANRHEAVHVARRHGWI; from the coding sequence GTGATCCGGGTCCTACTCGCCGACGACGAGAACCTGATCAGGTCCGCGCTGCGAGCGCTGCTGTCGCTGGAGGACGGCATCGAGGTCGTCGCCGAGGCCGCCACCGCCGACGAGGCCCTCGCCATGGCCCGCACCTTCACCCCCGACGTCGCCGTCCTCGACCTGCAGCTGCCCGACCGCGACGGCATCTCCCTGGCCGCCGACCTGCACCGCCTCGTCCCCGGCTGCCGCACGATGATCGTCACCAGCCACGGCCGGCCCGGCTACCTCAAGCGGGCGCTCGCCGGGGGAGTGGGCGGCTTCCTCCCCAAGACGGTGTCGGCGTCGGTGCTGGCCCAGGTCGTCCGGACCGTCCACGACGGCGGCCGCTACGTCGACCCGGAGCTCGCCGCCGAGGCCATCAGCGCCGGCGACAGCCCGCTGACGGCGCGGGAGGCGGACGTGCTGGAGCTGGCGGCCGAGGGCGCGCCGGTCGAGGAGATCGCCCGGCGGGCGGCGCTGACTCCAGGGACCGTGCGGAACTACCTCTCGTCGGCGGCGTCGAAGCTGGGCGCCGCGAACCGGCACGAGGCGGTGCACGTGGCGCGGCGGCACGGGTGGATCTAG
- a CDS encoding DNA polymerase IV, with translation MRVLHLDLDAFFASVEQRDKPSLRGKPVIVGGLGPRGVVSTASYEARVFGVRSAMSMSEARSRCPNAAYLSGRFGVYRAVSAVVMARLRKLSPVVEPLSLDEAFVDLAAGPGGAPPSADEVRALARSLRSTIVDETGVTASVGVAASKLMAKIASEQAKPNGLVVIEPGTELDVLHPLPIRALPGVGPATAARLARFGVKTVGDLARITEPDLVDLLGDAHGRSLHRLSLARDDRPVSADRESKSVSVEDTFDRDLTDPALLAAIVVRLADRVAQRLATAGLSGRTITLKTRLHDFTTLSRSSTLPAPTDDARMLSWVATQLLADLDTTGGVRLLGVGVSGLSDWVQDDLFVADAVPTAVPAEPVDDALHERRGWSPGMDVVHAVHGAGWVWGSGRGRVTVRFETADTPPGPVRTFAVDDPELTPAPPPPIPTDPLAAA, from the coding sequence ATGCGCGTCCTCCATCTCGACCTGGACGCATTCTTCGCCTCGGTCGAGCAGCGCGACAAGCCGTCGCTGCGCGGCAAACCGGTCATCGTCGGCGGGCTGGGGCCGCGCGGGGTCGTGTCGACCGCGTCCTACGAGGCGCGCGTGTTCGGCGTCCGGTCCGCGATGTCGATGAGCGAGGCCCGCTCCCGCTGCCCGAACGCCGCCTACCTGTCCGGCCGGTTCGGCGTGTACCGGGCGGTCAGCGCGGTGGTCATGGCCCGGCTGCGGAAGCTGTCGCCGGTGGTCGAGCCGCTGTCGCTGGACGAGGCGTTCGTCGACCTCGCGGCCGGCCCCGGCGGCGCGCCGCCGTCCGCCGACGAGGTGCGGGCGCTGGCGCGGTCGCTGCGATCGACGATCGTCGATGAGACCGGCGTGACCGCCTCCGTCGGCGTCGCGGCGTCCAAGCTGATGGCGAAGATCGCCTCCGAGCAGGCCAAACCCAACGGCCTGGTGGTCATCGAGCCGGGCACCGAGCTGGACGTGCTGCACCCGCTGCCCATCCGCGCCCTCCCCGGCGTCGGCCCGGCGACGGCCGCACGGCTGGCCCGTTTCGGCGTCAAGACCGTCGGCGACCTCGCCCGCATCACCGAGCCCGATCTCGTCGACCTCCTCGGCGACGCGCACGGCCGCTCCCTGCACCGCCTCTCGCTGGCCCGCGACGACCGGCCGGTCAGCGCCGACCGCGAGTCGAAGTCCGTCAGCGTCGAGGACACGTTCGACCGCGACCTCACCGACCCCGCCCTGCTCGCCGCCATCGTCGTCCGGCTGGCCGATCGGGTGGCGCAGCGGCTGGCCACGGCCGGGCTGTCGGGGCGGACGATCACGCTGAAGACGCGGCTGCACGACTTCACCACGCTGTCGCGCTCCTCCACCCTGCCCGCCCCGACGGACGACGCCCGCATGCTGTCGTGGGTGGCGACCCAGCTGCTGGCCGACCTCGACACCACCGGCGGCGTCCGCCTCCTCGGCGTCGGCGTGTCGGGTCTGTCCGACTGGGTCCAGGACGACCTCTTCGTCGCCGACGCCGTTCCCACCGCTGTTCCGGCCGAGCCGGTCGACGACGCCCTGCACGAGCGCCGCGGCTGGTCCCCCGGCATGGACGTCGTGCACGCGGTGCACGGCGCCGGCTGGGTGTGGGGGTCCGGGCGAGGTCGGGTCACCGTCCGCTTCGAGACCGCCGACACCCCTCCCGGCCCCGTCCGCACCTTCGCGGTGGACGATCCCGAGCTGACGCCCGCTCCCCCGCCGCCGATCCCCACCGACCCCCTCGCCGCCGCCTGA
- a CDS encoding universal stress protein, whose protein sequence is MTAIVVGYVPKSEGRAALRRAAEEARLRGARLIVVNSARGGRDFDDDDAIRADAELATVSQQLKDAGIEAEVRQLVRGMDVAEDLIAVAEENAADFIVIGLRRRSPVGKLILGSNAQRILLDAPCPVLAVKAEDED, encoded by the coding sequence ATGACCGCGATCGTCGTGGGCTACGTCCCCAAGTCCGAGGGCCGGGCGGCACTGCGCCGGGCCGCCGAGGAGGCCCGGCTGCGCGGTGCCCGGCTGATCGTCGTCAACTCCGCCCGGGGCGGGCGCGACTTCGACGACGACGACGCCATCCGCGCCGACGCCGAGCTGGCCACCGTCAGCCAGCAGCTGAAGGACGCCGGCATCGAGGCCGAGGTGCGCCAGCTGGTGCGTGGCATGGACGTGGCCGAGGACCTCATCGCGGTGGCGGAGGAGAACGCCGCCGACTTCATCGTCATCGGCCTGCGCCGCCGCAGTCCGGTCGGCAAGTTGATCTTGGGCAGCAACGCCCAGCGTATCCTGTTGGACGCACCATGCCCTGTCCTCGCCGTCAAGGCCGAGGACGAGGACTGA
- a CDS encoding HhH-GPD-type base excision DNA repair protein yields the protein MTTLYLAGAPDADALLARDPFSLLTGMLLDQQVPMEKAFSGPAVIAERMGTDHLDPAAVAAHDPEAFAEIFSRTPAVHRFPGSMAGRVQKLAAYVAEHYGNDAANIWADAATGKELLKRLKALPGFGEQKAKIMVALLGKQIGVQPDGWREAAGDYGAEGATRSVADVVDAETLLQVRATKREIKRAAKA from the coding sequence GTGACCACGCTCTACCTGGCCGGCGCTCCCGACGCCGACGCGCTCCTGGCGCGCGACCCGTTCTCCCTGCTCACCGGCATGCTCTTGGACCAGCAGGTGCCCATGGAGAAGGCGTTCTCGGGCCCGGCCGTCATCGCCGAGCGCATGGGCACCGACCACCTCGATCCCGCGGCCGTCGCCGCGCACGACCCCGAGGCGTTCGCCGAGATCTTCTCCCGCACGCCGGCCGTGCACCGGTTCCCGGGGTCGATGGCCGGGCGGGTGCAGAAGCTCGCCGCCTACGTCGCCGAGCACTACGGCAACGACGCCGCGAACATCTGGGCCGACGCCGCCACCGGCAAGGAGCTGCTGAAACGCCTCAAGGCGCTGCCCGGGTTCGGCGAGCAGAAGGCCAAGATCATGGTCGCGCTGCTGGGCAAGCAGATCGGCGTCCAGCCCGACGGCTGGCGCGAGGCGGCCGGCGACTACGGCGCCGAGGGCGCCACCCGGTCGGTGGCCGACGTCGTCGACGCCGAGACGCTGCTGCAGGTCCGGGCCACGAAGCGGGAGATCAAGCGTGCGGCGAAGGCCTAG